In Thiomonas arsenitoxydans, the genomic stretch GAGCGGAGCGGCGCGTCGCGCCCTGTCTGCGCGGGCGCTGTTCATCGCCCATGTCATCAAATCCTCCTGCTGTTTCCTTTGATCGCGTCGTCAAGCAGTACGGCCAGAACCTGGCCGTCGATGGCGTCGCGCTCGACATCGCCGACGGCGAGTTCTTCGGTCTGCTCGGCCCCAACGGCGCGGGCAAAACCACGCTCATCAGCATGCTGGCCGGCCTCACGCGCCCGACTTCGGGTCATGTGCGAGTGGCCGGCTTTGATGTGCAGCGCGACGCCGCTGCGGCCCGCCGTCTGCTGGGCGTCGTGCCGCAGGAACTGGTGTTCGACCCGTTTTTCACCGTGCGCCAAGTGCTGCGCATTCAATCGGGCTATTTCGGCTTCAGGCAGAACGATCCGTGGATCGACGAATTGCTGCACAACCTCGGGCTCACCGCGCAGGCCGACAAGAACATGAGGGCTTTGTCCGGCGGCATGAAACGCCGGGTGATGGTGGCGCAGGCGCTGGTGCACCGGCCGCAGGTCATCGTGCTCGACGAGCCCACTGCGGGAGTCGATGTCGAACTGAGGCAATCACTGTGGGAGTTCATCGCCCGGCTCAACGCCGAAGGCCATACCGTGCTGCTCACCACGCACTATCTCGAAGAAGCCGAGGCGCTGTGCAAACGCATCGCGGTGATCAAGGGCGGCAAGGTGGTCGCGCTCGATCGCACCGAGGCGCTGCTGCAGCGGTTTGCGTCGTCGGTGCTGTACTTCCGCCTGCTTCAGGGGCGCTTGCCCGAGGGTCTGGGCGCCGAGCAGGGCGGGCGGGTGGCGCTAGCCGTGCGGGGCGCGCAGGATGTGGAGCACAAGCTCGCCGCGCTGCGCCAGGCGGGCTGTGAGATCGATGAACTGGAACTGCGCCGCGCCGACCTCGAAGACGTGTTTCTCGAATTGATCGGAGCCGCGCGATGACCGGGCTGTACACCCTGCTGCAGAAGGAACTGCAGCGCTTTATCAAAGTGGGCTTCCAGACTGTGGCGGCCCCCGTGGTCACGGCGCTGCTCTATCTGTTGATTTTCTCCCACGCCTTCACGGCGCACCTGCAGGTGTTTGGGCATGTGCCGTACACCGCCTTCCTCATCCCTGGTCTGATGATGATGAGCGTGTTGCAGAACGCGTTCGCCAACACCTCGTCTTCGCTCATCCAGTCCAAGATCACCGGCAATCTGGTGTTCGTGCTGCTGTCGCCGCTCAAACCCTGGGAACTGTTCGTGGCCTACGTGGGCGCTTCGGTGCTGCGGGGGCTGATGGTCGGCGCCGGGGTGCTGCTGGTGACGATGTGGTTCGTGCCGCTGACCTTTGTGTATCCGCTGTGGATTCTGATTTTTGCCATTCTGGGGGCGAGCATGCTGGGTGCGCTCGGCCTGATTGCCGGTATCTGGGCGGAGAAGTTCGATCAGATGGCCGCCTTCCAGAACTTCATCATCACCCCCGCGACGTTTCTGTCGGGCGTGTTCTACTCGGTTCACAGCCTGCCGGGTTTCTGGAAACTGGCCTCGCACCTCAACCCGTTTTTCTATCTGATCGACGGCTTCCGCTATGGTTTTTTCGGCTCGGGCGATGTTTCGCCCTGGGTCAGTCTGCTGGCGGCGCTGCTGGGTAACCTGCTTTGCGGCGGCATCGCCCTAGTCATGCTGATGCGCGGCACCAAACTACGGAACTGAACCCCATGTCTTTGCCCACCCCCCAAGACCTCCACCGCTACATCGCCGCCGGGCTGGAATGCAGCCATCTGCACGTCGAAGGCGACGGCCAGCATTTTTACGCCACCATCGTCAGCGCGGCTTTCGAGGGGCGCAACCGGGTGCAGCGGCATCAACTGGTCTACGGGGCACTCGGCGAGCGCATGCGCGCGGAAATTCACGCGCTGTCCATGAAAACGCTCACCCCGCAGGAATTCGCGGCAATGCCGAACGCCTAAAATCCCTTCTTTTTTCGCGCGCGACGACGCGTGCTGCTGGGTAGCGCAAGACTGCCGAGCTGAAGGTCATCATGGACAAACTCAGAATCACCGGGCAGCGCACGCTGCAAGGCGTGGTGCAGGCCAGCGGGGCGAAGAACGCCGCGCTGCCGCTGATTGCCGCCGCGCTGCTCACCGCCGAGACGGTGCAGTTGAACAACGCACCGCAGCTCATGGATGTGCGTACCCTGGCCAAGCTGCTGCGCAGCCTGGGCGCTCAGGTCGAACAGGACGGCGGGCAGATCCGCCTCAGTGCCGCAGCGGTGAATCACTACGAGGCGTCGTATGAGCTGGTCAAGACCATGCGCGCCTCGGTGCTGGTGCTCGGGCCCTTGCTGGCGCGATTCGGGCAGGCGCGGGTGAGCCTGCCCGGAGGTTGCGCCATCGGCGCACGCCCGGTTGATCAGCACATCAAGGGCTTGCAGGCGCTGGGGGCGGACATCGCGGTGGAACATGGCTATATCGTGGCCCGCGTGGCGACGCCTTCCGGCCGGTTGCGCGGCGCGCGCATCACCACCGACATGGTCACCGTGACGGGCACCGAAAACCTGATGATGGCCGCCACGCTGGCCGAGGGCGAAACCCTGATCGACAACGCGGCGCGCGAGCCCGAGATTGTCGATCTCGCCAATTTGCTGCGTGCCATGGGCGCGCAAATCCGCGGCGACGGCACCTCGCAGATTCGCATTCAGGGCGTGGACGCCTTGCACGGCGCGTCGCACCGCATCATTCCCGACCGCATCGAAGTCGGCACTTTTCTGTGCGCCGCCTTGGCCGCGCGCGGCGATGTGACGGTGCAGGGGGCCGAGCCTGCACACCAGGACGCCTTGCTCGACAAGCTTCGCGAAGCCGGAGCCCAGATCGACACCGGCGCCGACTGGGTTCGCCTGCGGGCCGATGCGCTGCCCGGCGGTCGTCCGCGCGCCGTCTCGGTGCGCACGACCGAATACCCCGGCTTTGCCACCGATATGCAGGCGCAGTTCATGGCGGTCAACTGCCTGGCAGACGGCGCTGCGCGCATGACAGAAACCATTTTCGAGAATCGCTTTATGCATGTGCAGGAGCTCATGCGGCTGGGTGCGCAGATCGATATCGACGGTCACACCTGCGTGGTGCATGGCGTGCCGCAGCTCTCTGGTGCCACCGTCATGGCGACCGACCTTCGCGCCTCGGCCGGCCTGGTGGTGGCGGCGCTGGCGGCTGAAGGCGAAACCGTGATCGACCGCATCTATCACCTCGACCGCGGCTATGACGCCATGGAGGTCAAGCTGCGCGGCCTGGGCGCGCAGATCGAACGTATCAGCGACCGCATCAGCGGCAAGTAAGGAACCGACATGCTGACCCTCGCACTGTCCAAGGGACGAATTTTCGAAGACACCCTGCCCATGCTGGCGCGGGCGGGCATCACGGTGTCGGGCGATCCCGAGTCCACGCGCAAACTCATCCTGCCGACCAATCGGCCCGATGTGCGCGTGGTGCTGGTGCGCGCCAGCGATGTGCCCACCTATGTGCGCTATGGCGGTGCCGACATCGGCGTGGCCGGGCTGGACGTGCTGCGCGAATACTTCGCCGGCAGCGGGGCGGACGGCTTGTATCTGCCGGTCGATCTGGGCATTGCCCGTTGCCGCCTGAGCGTGGCGGTGCGGCATGATTTCGACTACGCAGGCCAGGTCAAACAGGGCGCGCGTCTGCGGGTGGCCACCAAATACCTGCACATGGCGCGCGAGCACTTCGCCACCAAGGGCGTGCACGTCGATCTGGTCAAGCTCTACGGTTCGATGGAACTGGCGCCGCTCACCGGGCTGGCCGACGCCATCGTCGATCTGGTTTCTACCGGGGGCACGCTCAAGGCCAATGGCCTGATCGAGGTGGAACACATCATGGACATTTCCGCGCGTCTCATCGTCAACCAGGCCGCGCTCAAAACCCGCACGGCTTTGCTCAAACCCCTGATCGACCAACTGCGCCAAGCCGCGCAAGCCACCGAGGAGGCCGCTGCATGAACGCCCCGCTCAATGCCCCGATCCATGCTTTGCAACTGCGCAGGCTAGACGCCACCGGCCCCGACTTCGAGACGCAATACCGCGCCCTGTTCGCGCGCATGGCCGATGAAAACGCCGAGATCGATGCCCGCGCGGCCGACATCCTGCGCGATGTGCAACAGCGTGGCGATGCCGCCGTGCTCGATTTCACCCGCAAGTTCGACCGCCTCGACGCGCCCGACATGGCCGCGCTCGAGATCAGCCAGGCCGAGCTACAGGCCGCGCTTGCCGCCATCACTGCGGAGCAGCGCAGCGCGTTGGAGGCGGCCGCCATCCGGGTGCGCCGCTACCACGAGCGCCAGTTGCAGCAAGTCGGCCAGAGCTGGGAGTACCGCGATGAAGACGGCACTCTGCTGGGCCAGAAGGTCACCCCACTCGACCGCGTGGGCATCTATGTGCCGGGCGGCAAGGCGGCCTATCCCTCTTCGGTACTGATGAACGCCATTCCGGCGCATGTGGCGGGTGTGCAAGAGATCATCATGGTCGTGCCCACGCCGGGCGGCGAGCGCAATCCGCTGGTGCTGGCCGCAGCGGCCGTGGCCGGCGTGAGCCGGGCCTTCGCCATCGGCGGGGCGCAGGCGGTGGGCGCTCTGGCTTACGGCACGGCCACCGTGCCCGCGGTGGACAAAATCGTCGGCCCTGGCAACGCCTATGTGGCCGCGGCCAAGCGGCGGGTGTTCGGCGTTTGCGGCATCGACATGATCGCCGGGCCGTCCGAGATTCTGGTGCTCGCCGACGGCAGCACGCCGCCCGACTGGGTGGCGATGGATCTGTTCAGCCAGGCCGAGCATGACGAACTGGCGCAGAGCATCCTGCTCTGTCCTGATTCGGCCTATATCGACGCCGTGTCCGAGGCCATCCACCGGCTGCTGCCCGACATGCCGCGCAAGGACATCATCACCGCCTCGCTGAACGGCCGCGGTGCGCTCATCCGCGTGCGCGACATGGCGCAGGCTTGCGAACTGGCCAACCGTATCGCGCCGGAACACCTGGAGATTTCCGCGCAGAACCCGCATCAATATGTGCCCGCGCTCAAGCACGCTGGCGCGCTGTTTCTCGGCGCCTACACCTCCGAGTCGCTCGGCGACTACTGCGCCGGGCCCAACCATGTCTTGCCCACTTCGGGCACGGCCCGGTTCTCCTCGCCGCTGGGGG encodes the following:
- a CDS encoding ABC transporter ATP-binding protein, which produces MSSNPPAVSFDRVVKQYGQNLAVDGVALDIADGEFFGLLGPNGAGKTTLISMLAGLTRPTSGHVRVAGFDVQRDAAAARRLLGVVPQELVFDPFFTVRQVLRIQSGYFGFRQNDPWIDELLHNLGLTAQADKNMRALSGGMKRRVMVAQALVHRPQVIVLDEPTAGVDVELRQSLWEFIARLNAEGHTVLLTTHYLEEAEALCKRIAVIKGGKVVALDRTEALLQRFASSVLYFRLLQGRLPEGLGAEQGGRVALAVRGAQDVEHKLAALRQAGCEIDELELRRADLEDVFLELIGAAR
- a CDS encoding ABC transporter permease, encoding MTGLYTLLQKELQRFIKVGFQTVAAPVVTALLYLLIFSHAFTAHLQVFGHVPYTAFLIPGLMMMSVLQNAFANTSSSLIQSKITGNLVFVLLSPLKPWELFVAYVGASVLRGLMVGAGVLLVTMWFVPLTFVYPLWILIFAILGASMLGALGLIAGIWAEKFDQMAAFQNFIITPATFLSGVFYSVHSLPGFWKLASHLNPFFYLIDGFRYGFFGSGDVSPWVSLLAALLGNLLCGGIALVMLMRGTKLRN
- a CDS encoding BolA family protein; translated protein: MSLPTPQDLHRYIAAGLECSHLHVEGDGQHFYATIVSAAFEGRNRVQRHQLVYGALGERMRAEIHALSMKTLTPQEFAAMPNA
- the murA gene encoding UDP-N-acetylglucosamine 1-carboxyvinyltransferase, yielding MDKLRITGQRTLQGVVQASGAKNAALPLIAAALLTAETVQLNNAPQLMDVRTLAKLLRSLGAQVEQDGGQIRLSAAAVNHYEASYELVKTMRASVLVLGPLLARFGQARVSLPGGCAIGARPVDQHIKGLQALGADIAVEHGYIVARVATPSGRLRGARITTDMVTVTGTENLMMAATLAEGETLIDNAAREPEIVDLANLLRAMGAQIRGDGTSQIRIQGVDALHGASHRIIPDRIEVGTFLCAALAARGDVTVQGAEPAHQDALLDKLREAGAQIDTGADWVRLRADALPGGRPRAVSVRTTEYPGFATDMQAQFMAVNCLADGAARMTETIFENRFMHVQELMRLGAQIDIDGHTCVVHGVPQLSGATVMATDLRASAGLVVAALAAEGETVIDRIYHLDRGYDAMEVKLRGLGAQIERISDRISGK
- the hisG gene encoding ATP phosphoribosyltransferase, producing MLTLALSKGRIFEDTLPMLARAGITVSGDPESTRKLILPTNRPDVRVVLVRASDVPTYVRYGGADIGVAGLDVLREYFAGSGADGLYLPVDLGIARCRLSVAVRHDFDYAGQVKQGARLRVATKYLHMAREHFATKGVHVDLVKLYGSMELAPLTGLADAIVDLVSTGGTLKANGLIEVEHIMDISARLIVNQAALKTRTALLKPLIDQLRQAAQATEEAAA
- the hisD gene encoding histidinol dehydrogenase, which encodes MNAPLNAPIHALQLRRLDATGPDFETQYRALFARMADENAEIDARAADILRDVQQRGDAAVLDFTRKFDRLDAPDMAALEISQAELQAALAAITAEQRSALEAAAIRVRRYHERQLQQVGQSWEYRDEDGTLLGQKVTPLDRVGIYVPGGKAAYPSSVLMNAIPAHVAGVQEIIMVVPTPGGERNPLVLAAAAVAGVSRAFAIGGAQAVGALAYGTATVPAVDKIVGPGNAYVAAAKRRVFGVCGIDMIAGPSEILVLADGSTPPDWVAMDLFSQAEHDELAQSILLCPDSAYIDAVSEAIHRLLPDMPRKDIITASLNGRGALIRVRDMAQACELANRIAPEHLEISAQNPHQYVPALKHAGALFLGAYTSESLGDYCAGPNHVLPTSGTARFSSPLGVYDFIKRSSIIEVSAEGAQQLGRIASVLAHGERLTAHARAAEMRLR